One segment of Euwallacea fornicatus isolate EFF26 chromosome 23, ASM4011564v1, whole genome shotgun sequence DNA contains the following:
- the Stip1 gene encoding stress-induced-phosphoprotein 1 yields the protein MDQVNALKDKGNAALAENKLEEAVNYYTEAISLDSKNAVLYSNRSAAYAKSNKYDLSLQDAEKAIELKPEWGKAFSRKGTALVYLGRLDEAISTYEKGLQLDPDNQQLKDGLAEVKAQKAARIRTGGGLPNLFSSPDTLAKLRADPRTAPYLNDPEYLALLAQLQTNPQSLINKLGDPRIASTLSVLWGINLGEPMDTDYNEPDVASKKPEPKPEPKKESEPELPENKKFAKIEKELGNESYKKKDFASAIEHYNKAIEHDSADITFYNNLAAVYFEQKDYDKCIQECEKGIEVGRENRADFKMIAKSLMRIGNAYKKKKEYQNARTYYEKSMSEHRTPEIRTLLSEVEKLIKEEEKNSYINPELAEQEKEKGNEYFKKGDYANAVKHYSEAIKRNPYDAKLYSNRAAGYTKLAAFNLGLKDCEKCVELDPKFIKGWLRKGGVLQGMQQSSKAIAAYQKALELDPNNAEALQGYRACTIENANLNGDPEKIRQRAMGDPEVQAILRDPAMRMILEQMQNDPRALQDHLRNPEIAAKIQKLLDSGLIAIR from the exons ATGGATCAA GTTAATGCACTGAAAGACAAGGGAAATGCCGCATTAGCCGAAAACAAGCTCGAAGAAGCGGTTAATTATTATACTGAAGCTATCAGCCTTGATAGTAAAAACGCTGTACTTTATTCAAATAGGTCTGCCGCGTATGCGAAATCGAATAAGTATGATCTTTCTTTACAAGATGCCGAAAAGGCTATAGAGCTTAAACCAGAATGGGGAAAAGCTTTCTCAAGGAAAGGTACTGCCTTAGTGTATTTGGGTAGGCTGGATGAAGCCATAAGCACTTATGAGAAGGGTTTGCAACTAGATCCGGATAATCAACAATTGAAGGATGGGTTAGCAGAG GTCAAGGCCCAGAAGGCTGCCAGAATCCGAACAGGTGGTGGGCTTCCCAATTTGTTCTCCAGCCCCGATACATTAGCAAAACTGCGGGCTGACCCTAGGACCGCCCCGTACCTAAATGACCCTGAATATTTAGCACTTCTCGCTCAATTACAAACCAATCCTCAAAGTTTAATTAACAAGTTGGGAGATCCGAGAATTGCCTCCACACTCTCCGTTCTGTGGGGGATTAATTTGG gagaaCCAATGGATACTGACTATAATGAACCAGACGTTGCATCTAAAAAACCCGAACCAAAGCCCGAACCCAAGAAAGAGTCTGAACCGGAGCtgcctgaaaataaaaaatttgccaaaataGAGAAAGAGTTGGGAAATGAGAGctataagaaaaaagattTTGCCA gTGCAATTGAACATTACAATAAGGCCATAGAGCATGACTCGGCTGATATAAcgttttacaataatttagcCGCAGtatattttgaacaaaaagatTATGACAAATGTATCCAAGAATGTGAAAAAGGAATTGAAGTGGGTAGAGAAAATCGGGCCGATTTTAAGATGATTGCTAAATCGTTGATGAGAATAGGCAACGCctataagaagaaaaaagaataCCAGAATGCTAGAACCTACTATGAAAAATCTATGTCTGAGCATCGGACTCCCGAAATTAGGACTTTGTTATCAGaagtggaaaaattaattaaggaaGAAGAGAAGAATTCTTATATTAACCCTGAGTTGGCGGAGCAGGAGAAAGAAAAAG gaaaTGAATACTTCAAGAAAGGAGATTATGCAAATGCTGTAAAGCACTATTCCGAAGCTATCAAACGCAATCCATACGACGCTAAGTTATACAGCAACAGGGCGGCTGGTTATACTAAGTTAGCAGCTTTCAATCTGGGATTGAAAGACTGTGAAAAATGTGTCGAATTGGATCCTAAATTTATCAAGGGTTGGTTAAGGAAGGGTGGAGTTTTGCAAGGAATGCAGCAGTCCAGTAAAGCTATTGCTGCTTACCAGAAAGCTTTGGAACTAGATCCTAACAATGCAGAAGCTCTGCAGG gCTACAGAGCATGCACTATTGAGAATGCAAACTTGAATGGTGACCCCGAAAAAATTCGGCAAAGGGCGATGGGTGATCCCGAAGTTCAGGCCATTCTTCGTGATCCTGCTATGAGAATGATTTTGGAGCAAATGCAAAACGATCCCCGGGCTCTGCAGGACCACTTGAGGAACCCGGAAATAGCCgctaaaatacaaaaattacttGATTCGGGACTAATCGCCATTCGTTAG